A section of the Ciona intestinalis chromosome 4, KH, whole genome shotgun sequence genome encodes:
- the LOC100180895 gene encoding formin-binding protein 4-like isoform X2, which translates to MSRRKPKLQIGSGHLNRNTPDDNLGSRSMKQKSKTSGGAGLGLLGSYGGDSDEGTSSSDSEDQHLPRSSLDTKVADFLKEIDDIAVDSPTDGKTTKAQNGEDKKKIDKTKIKWGPWSECFDENTKHPYYWNTETNEVTWIVPPEIEVQIQPKEVVKEVKAKEPSVDDMFAGFMNEINEEMVKIDENKQQNRTTVSNDGEVTHVEATSNAQRRVRERDSDSDIIIPTKRRKSPNTVEEIVNTNANESTDVNKVPTLSENNIINGISNSSPKSDKEDMDRSTEEAEIKEQEDQIVKEVVEQKEPIVKPQVLEAMEECYSDDSFEVESQTEDNVTTTTITTIDAESQTNPSSPAPTKPTVHTSTQTEQAANNETMKTSVGLVGATLLQKLEFLDISKSAIMDFHLLLVEIEVRLADWKSGELSDEYTLTKLKEAEVMLQKYEQNAMPKDWTCQWDSQHKRYYYQSKKSGKVQWEYPEMEKFEKLQAMMNKDENTVSDTSSKNEESSSSSNKTSNSTEKTSSATVATDKSLDNQSFQQQPGYNMQNYSYWAAMQNQYRMHYPYMVNDAYASPMQSNSPGPSNEDAAPRPPVSDKPPLPPPPGDDNPPPPPPSDPPEEGEIADDGIEMEISDTDEPAEKSTIEHQPVTEVQRGPVDYKAVVASAPVKAVFTSVAKPPTLSVLGPTVGVLDKIKKTKKVKKTSTKKPPKQMVGMVAKWQKAKMEIEEEEKRLIKESEEDLDREVDVKKKIVEWRREQFKSGKAASNANFQPIGDDWKKRVKQRKQRIT; encoded by the exons ATGAGTAGAAGAAAACCTAAATTACAAATTGGAAGTGGACATTTGAACAGAAATACACCTGATGACAATTTAG GATCAAGGTCAATGAAGCAAAAAAGCAAAACCTCTGGTGGGGCAGGGTTGGGGTTACTTGGATCTTATGGAGGAGACAGCGATGAGGGGACAAGCTCTTCCGATAGTGAAGATCAGCATCTTCCAAGAAGCTCTCTTGATACCAAAGTTGCAGATTTTCTAAAAGAAATTGATGATATTGCTGTCGATAGCCCTACAGATGGTAAAACTACTAAAGCTCAAAATGGAGaagataagaaaaaaatagataaaaccAAAA TTAAATGGGGTCCATGGAGTGAGTGTTTTGATGAAAACACGAAACATCCGTATTACTGGAACACTGAAACAAACGAAGTTACATGGATTGTACCACCAGAGATCGAAGTTCAAATCCAACCCAAGGAAGTTGTGAAAGAAGTAAAGGCAAAGGAACCAAGTGTGGATGATATGTTTGCAG GTTTcatgaatgaaataaatgaagaaATGGTCAAAATTgatgaaaataaacaacagaACAG GACCACTGTATCTAATGATGGTGAAGTTACACATGTTGAGGCAACATCTAATG CTCAGCGTAGAGTTCGAGAGAGAGATTCTGatagtgacatcataataccaACCAAACGACGTAAATCACCCAACACAGTAGAAGAGATAGTGAACACCAATGCAAATGAATCAACAGATGTAAACAAAGTTCCAACATTAAGtgaaaacaacattataaatG GTATTTCAAATTCAAGTCCCAAGTCAGATAAAGAAGACATGGATAG GTCAACTGAAGAGGCGGAGATAAAAGAACAAGAAGATCAAAT AGTCAAAGAAGTTGTTGAACAGAAGGAACCAATTGTTAAACC GCAAGTGTTGGAAGCCATGGAGGAATGCTACAGTGATGACTCTTTTGAAGTAGAAAG tcAAACCGAGGATAATGTCACAACGACCACAATCACCACCATAGATGCAGAAAGTCAAACAAATCCAAGTTCACCTGCTCCAACTAAACCTACCGTCCACACATCAACACAAACCGAACAAGCAGCAAACAACGAAACAATGAAG ACTTCTGTTGGGTTGGTTGGAGCAACTTTGCTGCAAAAGCTCGAGTTTCTTGATATTTCCAAGTCAGCCATCATGGATTTTCATCTGCTGCTTGTTGAAATCGAG GTGCGTTTGGCTGATTGGAAGTCTGGTGAATTATCTGACGAGTATACACTAACTAAGCTAAAGGAAGCTGAGGTCATGCTTCAGAAATATGAACAAAATGCAATGCCCAAGGACTGGACATGCCAGTGGGACAG CCAGCACAAGAGATATTACTACCAAAGTAAGAAGAGTGGTAAAGTACAATGGGAGTACCCAGAAATGGAGAAGTTTGAAAAACTTCAGGCAATGATGAATAAAGATGAGAATACAGTCTCAGATACCT CTTCAAAGAATGAAGAATCCAGTTCTTCATCAAACAAAACTTCTAATTCTACAG AAAAAACTTCCAGTGCAACAGTTGCCACCGATAAGAGCTTGGACAACCAATCATTTCAACAACAACCTGGTTACAACATGCAGAACTATTCATACTGGGCAGCAATGCAAAACCAATACAGAATGCATTACCCATACATGGTCAATGACGCTTATGCATCTCCTATGCAAAGCAATTCTCCCGGACCCTCAAATGAAGATGCGGCACCAAGGCCTCCTGTATCAGATAAACCACCCCTCCCCCCTCCTCCAGGAGATGATAATCCACCTCCTCCCCCACCATCCGATCCTCCAGAGGAAGGAGAGATCGCGGATGATGGGATCGAGATGGAGATCAGTGATACCGATGAACCAGCCGAAAAATCAACCATAG AACACCAGCCTGTAACCGAAGTACAGCGTGGACCAGTGGATTACAAAGCAGTAGTAGCGAGTGCGCCAGTGAAAGCTGTCTTCACATCAGTAGCTAAACCACCTACGTTAAGTGTTCTCGGACCCACAGTAGGGGTTCTAGATAAAATCAAGAAAACTAAAAAG GTAAAGAAAACATCAACAAAGAAACCTCCCAAACAAATGGTAGGTATGGTGGCAAAGTGGCAAAAAGCAAAGATGGAAATAGAAGAGGAAGAGAAAAGGTTGATCAAGGAGAGTGAGGAGGACTTGGATCGAGAGGTTGATGTAAAGAAAAAGATTGTTGAGTGGAGGAGAGAGCAATTTAAGAG TGGAAAAGCAGCGTCAAATGCAAATTTTCAACCAATTGGAGATGATTGGAAAAAGAGAGTAAAGCAAAGAAAGCAGCGCataacttga
- the LOC100180895 gene encoding formin-binding protein 4-like isoform X1, with amino-acid sequence MSRRKPKLQIGSGHLNRNTPDDNLGSRSMKQKSKTSGGAGLGLLGSYGGDSDEGTSSSDSEDQHLPRSSLDTKVADFLKEIDDIAVDSPTDGKTTKAQNGEDKKKIDKTKIKWGPWSECFDENTKHPYYWNTETNEVTWIVPPEIEVQIQPKEVVKEVKAKEPSVDDMFAGFMNEINEEMVKIDENKQQNRTTVSNDGEVTHVEATSNAQRRVRERDSDSDIIIPTKRRKSPNTVEEIVNTNANESTDVNKVPTLSENNIINGISNSSPKSDKEDMDRSTEEAEIKEQEDQIKVKEVVEQKEPIVKPQVLEAMEECYSDDSFEVESQTEDNVTTTTITTIDAESQTNPSSPAPTKPTVHTSTQTEQAANNETMKTSVGLVGATLLQKLEFLDISKSAIMDFHLLLVEIEVRLADWKSGELSDEYTLTKLKEAEVMLQKYEQNAMPKDWTCQWDSQHKRYYYQSKKSGKVQWEYPEMEKFEKLQAMMNKDENTVSDTSSKNEESSSSSNKTSNSTEKTSSATVATDKSLDNQSFQQQPGYNMQNYSYWAAMQNQYRMHYPYMVNDAYASPMQSNSPGPSNEDAAPRPPVSDKPPLPPPPGDDNPPPPPPSDPPEEGEIADDGIEMEISDTDEPAEKSTIEHQPVTEVQRGPVDYKAVVASAPVKAVFTSVAKPPTLSVLGPTVGVLDKIKKTKKVKKTSTKKPPKQMVGMVAKWQKAKMEIEEEEKRLIKESEEDLDREVDVKKKIVEWRREQFKSGKAASNANFQPIGDDWKKRVKQRKQRIT; translated from the exons ATGAGTAGAAGAAAACCTAAATTACAAATTGGAAGTGGACATTTGAACAGAAATACACCTGATGACAATTTAG GATCAAGGTCAATGAAGCAAAAAAGCAAAACCTCTGGTGGGGCAGGGTTGGGGTTACTTGGATCTTATGGAGGAGACAGCGATGAGGGGACAAGCTCTTCCGATAGTGAAGATCAGCATCTTCCAAGAAGCTCTCTTGATACCAAAGTTGCAGATTTTCTAAAAGAAATTGATGATATTGCTGTCGATAGCCCTACAGATGGTAAAACTACTAAAGCTCAAAATGGAGaagataagaaaaaaatagataaaaccAAAA TTAAATGGGGTCCATGGAGTGAGTGTTTTGATGAAAACACGAAACATCCGTATTACTGGAACACTGAAACAAACGAAGTTACATGGATTGTACCACCAGAGATCGAAGTTCAAATCCAACCCAAGGAAGTTGTGAAAGAAGTAAAGGCAAAGGAACCAAGTGTGGATGATATGTTTGCAG GTTTcatgaatgaaataaatgaagaaATGGTCAAAATTgatgaaaataaacaacagaACAG GACCACTGTATCTAATGATGGTGAAGTTACACATGTTGAGGCAACATCTAATG CTCAGCGTAGAGTTCGAGAGAGAGATTCTGatagtgacatcataataccaACCAAACGACGTAAATCACCCAACACAGTAGAAGAGATAGTGAACACCAATGCAAATGAATCAACAGATGTAAACAAAGTTCCAACATTAAGtgaaaacaacattataaatG GTATTTCAAATTCAAGTCCCAAGTCAGATAAAGAAGACATGGATAG GTCAACTGAAGAGGCGGAGATAAAAGAACAAGAAGATCAAATCAA AGTCAAAGAAGTTGTTGAACAGAAGGAACCAATTGTTAAACC GCAAGTGTTGGAAGCCATGGAGGAATGCTACAGTGATGACTCTTTTGAAGTAGAAAG tcAAACCGAGGATAATGTCACAACGACCACAATCACCACCATAGATGCAGAAAGTCAAACAAATCCAAGTTCACCTGCTCCAACTAAACCTACCGTCCACACATCAACACAAACCGAACAAGCAGCAAACAACGAAACAATGAAG ACTTCTGTTGGGTTGGTTGGAGCAACTTTGCTGCAAAAGCTCGAGTTTCTTGATATTTCCAAGTCAGCCATCATGGATTTTCATCTGCTGCTTGTTGAAATCGAG GTGCGTTTGGCTGATTGGAAGTCTGGTGAATTATCTGACGAGTATACACTAACTAAGCTAAAGGAAGCTGAGGTCATGCTTCAGAAATATGAACAAAATGCAATGCCCAAGGACTGGACATGCCAGTGGGACAG CCAGCACAAGAGATATTACTACCAAAGTAAGAAGAGTGGTAAAGTACAATGGGAGTACCCAGAAATGGAGAAGTTTGAAAAACTTCAGGCAATGATGAATAAAGATGAGAATACAGTCTCAGATACCT CTTCAAAGAATGAAGAATCCAGTTCTTCATCAAACAAAACTTCTAATTCTACAG AAAAAACTTCCAGTGCAACAGTTGCCACCGATAAGAGCTTGGACAACCAATCATTTCAACAACAACCTGGTTACAACATGCAGAACTATTCATACTGGGCAGCAATGCAAAACCAATACAGAATGCATTACCCATACATGGTCAATGACGCTTATGCATCTCCTATGCAAAGCAATTCTCCCGGACCCTCAAATGAAGATGCGGCACCAAGGCCTCCTGTATCAGATAAACCACCCCTCCCCCCTCCTCCAGGAGATGATAATCCACCTCCTCCCCCACCATCCGATCCTCCAGAGGAAGGAGAGATCGCGGATGATGGGATCGAGATGGAGATCAGTGATACCGATGAACCAGCCGAAAAATCAACCATAG AACACCAGCCTGTAACCGAAGTACAGCGTGGACCAGTGGATTACAAAGCAGTAGTAGCGAGTGCGCCAGTGAAAGCTGTCTTCACATCAGTAGCTAAACCACCTACGTTAAGTGTTCTCGGACCCACAGTAGGGGTTCTAGATAAAATCAAGAAAACTAAAAAG GTAAAGAAAACATCAACAAAGAAACCTCCCAAACAAATGGTAGGTATGGTGGCAAAGTGGCAAAAAGCAAAGATGGAAATAGAAGAGGAAGAGAAAAGGTTGATCAAGGAGAGTGAGGAGGACTTGGATCGAGAGGTTGATGTAAAGAAAAAGATTGTTGAGTGGAGGAGAGAGCAATTTAAGAG TGGAAAAGCAGCGTCAAATGCAAATTTTCAACCAATTGGAGATGATTGGAAAAAGAGAGTAAAGCAAAGAAAGCAGCGCataacttga